The genome window accaacaaataataataataataataataatgaaacaaaagtagttaacattatgacaaaatgaaaaatcaaaaaaaaaaatggatggtGAAAAATTGGAGGTTTGGAGGAAGATAATTCTAAATGAACTAATTGGGTTTATTGaattattataaatgaatattattgGATAATTCATTTATACCCAAATACAAAAACTTAAGTCTTAACCGTTGTTTTAATATTCAATCTGTGTTATGGAAGGATAATTATTGGACCTCCATTGGATCAGAAACGGATTACATTATCTAAAGCACAGGTTCTGTCACATTATTGGTCAACCTGGGATGTTCCAGCTTACCAAAGCCCTAGTTAACCACTTTCCCGTGTCATGGGTATGCAATCCAAGGTGGACCAGTTTAGCGCACATGTCAGCCCAAAGGATAATTTTTTGATACAACAGTGGAAATCTTTCAACTACAAACTGGATTAATTTGACAATTACCACCACAAACTCATGACACGCAACTAAGATTGACGACTTCACAAAGTTCCTGAATATTGGAACGAATAAAAATTCGATACAAGGGCTATAGTCTGCTCTATGATGAAGCAGCATTCCATCAGAAGCATTGACGCCTAATGTGTCCTACATTCATTGGGTGAAATCATGAATGACCAACAGAGTTTCTTCAAAGAGCACGCATTCATCATAGTTCAACGAATGTGTGTTCCAGCAGTAAGCGTCTGTACGCTGCACTGTTCAAGAATAAAGGACATCAAAGAATGTGAGATGTTAATTTCTTAATAGAAACTTCTTTATTTACAAAATCTATCTGTAAGTCAAAGGCACTTACCACCATTTCGAAATATTTTGAATTGCGCAGTTGACATTTAAGTTCTAGATGACCAATTTAACATTTGTTGGAATCATCTACTCTGCTAAGCTGAACACAAGGAATTCTTTTGCTTCACCAATAACTGCTTAAGCTTTTTAATTAGCTGGGGATTTGAGCACATGTAATCCTGGAATGAATGCCTTAAATTCCTCAACAAGCTCTTGTGATCTTCAGTGGGACTTGTATTAAGCAACTTCATAAACAAGTTTTTCCATAGGTCAACTTGCATATATCTGAAAAGAgccaaaaaaattgaacataAAATTCTACATACTTGTTTGTTATTTTTTCCCTGGAGATGTTACAGTCTGGTATACAACGTGCAATACTCCATTTAGTGCTCGTATGGAAATGAAGAACAAAATGATATACCTCTTTAAGTGTGTTTTTGGTTGATAGACATAGCCCCCACCTGGTGATGGTCTTTTTTCAATTTCCATGTATGACTTGTGAAGCATCATATGAACAATTACACAAAGGCCATAGGTATCCACCTGGTTCCCAATCCAAATGAGAAATCAGTATGCAGTACGTCTTAAACTAATCAGCTGGCTTATGCTAGTTTCTTAAGAATTAGGCTTGCCTGAAAGGTCCATGGCTTATTCTCTTGCATTTCTATGCAACGAAAGCCAGAAGTTCGACAATCTCCCATCAATTTTGCATCGTCAGGAAAGAGACGCAGATCTATACCCCTACCCCAGTCAACAAGGCACAGTCCCTGCAGAATCAAAACTCGAATAATCCAGCAATATTGCAATTTTAATCGATTTTAGGTAATCCAGAATATACCTGTTCCTTCCATGAACCACTGCATTCATAAAAGCTATCCTTATCTTCCAGTAGATCCCttctacaaaaaggaaaaagttacCAATTTAAATTAAggattaaaattttctaaacttgttaGGAGATATGACTTGATATACATAGTAGTTTCAGAGCGGAAGCCATTTAGTGGAGCGCTTAAGAGTCTAGATAACATTCCAACACCAAAAGCAAAGCCAATTATCCAAACTTTTTGCGCAATCATCTCGGAAGAGCCAAAATTCATTGTAAGCCCTTAGCCAGGAATCTTTAAGAAAACAAGCATCCAAGTATATGTAGCACGCAAAGTTCCATATGTATTAACAAGCATGCGGCGCACTCTTTGACGAATGACCTCCTGTAACCTTCTAGAGTAAATTTAGTTCTCCGACCACCAAAAAAATGACACAAAGAATATCCCATCACAAGACCAAAACCTGAATGAAGCCAGAAAACTTGCACCACAAGGAGTAATCCAATTTCACGGACATGAATTATTTTTTTCTGCATCTTTAATTCCCTTACTCCACTGCTGATGAGCACATGCTTGTGTACCTTCCAGATAAATTCAATGTGATTTTGCTTGTCGAAAAAAAAATGCTCTCTCTTTCAATTCTAGATTCTTACCTGAGTTTAATCACTCTTAATTACAGAAATTATAGTCGTCCATCCTCTAGAACAGCAAAACTAGATCATCAAAGATGCGTAAATCGCCTAATAGTTAAAATCCTTGTGAATCACTACAAAATTTTGTGCATACATCTCCAAGCCATGAGCCAAACTTATCTAAAATGCAACATCAGTGTTTCAATATGCAAAGTTTCAAGTGTATCCTGGATAAGCTACTGCTTTTCATACAGtttctttcaaaaaatattGCACAAGTTTACCAGGCCAAAAAATGTTTTACAACAAATTACCTACATTAGAAATACTTTTATGGGTAAAATAAGTTAAAaagttgataaatgaaaatacaACAGAATAAAACGCAAGCAGATCCTGTTGTCAGTGAAAGATGACATGACGCAACATAATTACCTGGAATATCGAATCATCAAATTGTCAGGTTTAAAATCACCGTGGATAATGGCAGCATCATGCAGAGTTTCCAAGATCCGCAGCATCTCTATCGTGTAATAGATAGACAACTCTTCTTCCATGGCCACATTAGTTACAAGATTAGAGGTTATGGCATCCTGTAGTGCATTCAAAGCGGTCAAGCAATATCCAGGTTGTCACAGTATAATTTGGAAGATGCACAAATCAATCTATAGCAACCTGAAGAGTCCCATGAGCTAAGTAGTCAGAAACAAGTATGCTGTAGTCAGAGTAGAGATGCACTCGGTGGGCAAAGCCAAAGTTCATCCTCTGTTtcaccaaataaaaaataaaaaataaaaaccttGAAATAAGGCCACACATTCTATAGAAATTCATGCAGTCAATGTTTAATACTAACAAGAATGGCATACTTCTGATTCTGGAATACGCATATCGAGCAGACGATACATATAGAACTCCCAAGGGAAAGCTGGCTTCTGAATCTGTTATAAAGTTTCATAAAGTCATAGCATTACCCACAAGATCTGACTTGAGCAGAACTCTCATTCAACGCAAAGTCTTGCAAACCTTAAGTGCTACGACATCATCAAGATTACCATCCACATGTGCTTTAAATACTTGAGCAAAACCTCCCTGACCTGCACAACCTTTGATCTGGTACTTGTACCCACCTTTAAATATCAGCAATCCacaacaaaaatgaaattcagGGGGATATGAATTATTGGTTAATGTTTCAAGCATtaaaaagaatcacatttagTAAAAGACTGGATTCTGATGCGACTTTCATACTAAGCTGAGATACTGCATATTGATGTGACAAGGAATTCTGTAAACTTGAAAGCACTTCAAGGAGTTTGTTTTATATCATCTATGTCTATGACTATCCATAAAGggatttactattcacattctGCTTCCAAATCTCAATGATGACAGACACACTAAATGctgctttctttttctcatcAATTTTCACTGCCGGATTATGTGTAGTGGGTAATAGGGCCTTGCTCATCCCCAAGCTGGGTATGAGACTCATATGGCCAAAAATGTCAAAAGCTACATTCCTGAATACCGAGAAAAATACAAGCAATGCTACATCCAAAAATATTCCAAGTGTACTGTCATTAATTGGAGCATAGCAAAATGTGAAAATATGCAGATTGAAGTTCTTCATAACGCTGCTTTATGTGACTAACTCTGAACTCATTTCTTACAGGATTCACATATacaaacagcaaaagaaagagcAAACACCAAAAAAGTACTAATCAACTCTAGAGCAATAGCAGGCAAGCTCTAATAACAAGTTAACATGATGTTGTAACATTATAGCTGTATTTCCACGCATATCGAGTAAGCTAGAtgtcaaataataataataataaatcaaaaaaacaaCAAGATGCACTTCACCTATCTCAACAGTCTTatgtaaaaaaatcaaaagatggCAACATAAACACAACAAAGTTAACTGAAAAGAATGTGAACATTATGCACTTCACCTATCTCAACAGTCTTATTCCGGGCAGATTTCTGCAAAGTAGATAATGCAACTTTTCCCTTATAGGGTTTGTTACTTGCATAATAACCCTGTGAAACAGAAAAGACATGGTGCCTCTGAGAATTTAGGCAGTTTTTGGAGCTTAAACTTTGGGTTCCATTTAAGGTATAATTAGCCTTACTTCGTATTTCAAGATCTGATCATTCATCTCCTGCAATAGCTTTTTAGTAGTTGAGATCAACCATGGGTTGATATAAGTCCCACCATTCTCTAGAAGAACACCCACCTATGTACAAAAAAATACGCAGAGATTAAACATCTTAATGTCACAAACAAGAGGATAGGGCTGTAATTAAGGATGAAATACAGAAGTAACCATTGAAGATCCAGAGTAACCGGAGTATAACTATAGCAAAATCAATTATATTGCATTTATCCAAGAGAATTGCTTTCCTTCCATATTTCTGTACCTAAGCAAAGCTTGATTACCTTGAACACGAGCTATTCATGTGTTCCTCTTCGCACAACCAATTTTGAGAAGAAATTGCAATTGTTTTACTTCCATAAAGGCAAACTCCAGTAAGTTTCCAGTTTACTTACATATTATCACTGCATGACCCAAGATTTCCACCAAGAGTGAcgaagaaattgaaaaaaaaaaaaagattcaacGCATATGTGCAAATAAAAACCAACGGCCATTTGAGCTCGGACATACATGTATAAATCATTCTGAGCTAATTAATCATTGCCACCATTcatcaaaatttcttaaaccaaagaaagatacatttttttttacttgattTCAGAATTAATCCACAGCATACCTTTTGGACTGAACCAATCGTTACTATATCCGACACTCTCTCAAGAAATAGAACTTGTGCCTTCTTCAACCTCCCTATTGGCTCAGCATTCCTATCACAGATATGAAAATCAAAACTTTATTTGAAACTTCCAACATTAAACAAATTTGAGCACAAAAGTCATAAACTAAATTTGGCGAAACAGATTGAAAAAACAAACCTCGAAATTCCCAGATGATAGATAAAATATGCTTCAATTAACTTCCCTTTAGCCTCCAAAAACAAAGCATACCACTCATATAGAGAACAATTAGATGAGCAAATCTTATTCTTCTCCATTTCTCGAAACACGCTTTCATAGTCCGAGCTCCTATCCATCTGCAATAGTTGGTTAGCAATTAAATCCGCGAGAAAATTCCCATAAACCaaaaatgattttcaaaaaaaaaaaaaaaagaaaaagaggaaaaaattttcatttacgTGGAGGAACCAAATCTTGAGAAATCTGACGTCGTTTTTGTAACGAGGGTCGTTGCTGAAGCTTTTGATGCAATTCGACAGCAGCTCGTCGAAATCTGAAGTCGTTTCATGGATTAGTGCTTTCTCGATTGACCTAAGATTAGAGCAAAATTTCAGCAATTagataaagcaaataaaataaaagagaaaaaagatgcATATTTGCTGCGGGCAGTTGTACCAGAGCCAGGGTAACAGGGGGTCAGCCGCGgcggaggaggtggtggtggaaaTGTAGCCGGGGTTTTGGGAAATGACGGCCATGTCCTCTCTCTGATTCAGTCGGAGTGAACTGTGGAAGATGAAAAGGTAAGGGGCGGTCGGAGAAAGTTCAAAGTTCAATATCCTAACTCAGGCGGGAAATTGGGATAtccggtttttttttttttttttttttttgagccgTAGTGATTTGTCGATAGTTAAAGCAAGACAAAGGCGTGAACAAATGTCGTAGGAATATCTCACGTATTCTGTCAAATCTACCTGAAGAACTAAAGGCGTGACTAATTTTCGCATCACAACCACGCTCTCGCTGGTTGAACTTCTTCTAAGGATGGAAAGAATCACGCCCCCCTTTCTTGGAAAGAGCACGCTTTCAATTTTTAAGGTGGCACGCCTCAAATTCTGATTTATCTCCTTTTTGTTTTTACCTTGCCACCCCTCCCTCCACCCTAcccatcttgtatttgtttgtaaCACGGTCAACTAATGGGCATTAattattcttattttaatctAGGAACATGTAAAAGTTTtgggataaaataaaaataaatggagAAAACTACTCCGTTTTGATTAgcctatttttcaaaaataagtttttcaattaCAGTAATACATAAATAAAAAGAACTCAAAAACCAtctcatccatacaatatatcaaaaataactcacaaatatacacaaaaaataaattctGCAACATTTTTTACTTGTCATTACCACCCCCCCTCTCCCTCctccccctctccctctcttccTTCTCCTCCCTCTTCCCCATCCTTCTTTCTCCTCCCATCCCCCATCCCCCAACCATCCCCCATCTCTCCTCGATCTAGTCGTGGCGCGACAAGATCGAGAGGGGGAAGGGAGGGTTGCAGGGGTGGAGGGGAAAATGATGggtggaggaagaagaaagagaaagaggaaTAGAGAGGGGGAGGAGGAGGAATAGGGAATGGAAGGAGAAAGAAGAAGGGAAGGGGTGGCGACGATGGTGGGTGGGGCTGGTATTGGTGGTGGTTGTAATTGTGGGTGgtagtattaatttttaaaaagtattctaaaatattttaattttaaaaggtactccaaaatgcattctaaaaacatcataaaaaatatcTACAGTAAAAGCTTTTCATATACtgttacaataaaatattttaaaaacaacTAATTCAATCGAAGCCCATGTAAGCCAAATTTGAGGCTTTTCTTGttttgacaaaatgaaaaaaaaaattgacatttTCACTTTTCTAGATCAAAGTGATTGTTTTCACAAAATCTTCAGCTCTATAGTTTTTGATGATCTTTATCCTCAATCCGCTAGAAATATCCAATTGATTaatatattgtaatatttggaAAGCTTTATCATATTTAACTGCAAACTTTCATCACTGGATTGGCATAGCTGTATTGATCaaacttcttctttttctttttccttttttttttttggaggaatCTTCAAAGTTAGCCACTCAAGAATAGACCAAAACTAGACTGCAAGAAAGGTACCAAGTGTACCACGGATGGTACTGTTCTAATTTGTCTGTCACTCCTTTTCCTTATCCACCTTCAACTTTATAAGTGGAAATCAATTATCCCACCATGTTATGATACTTAACAGTCTTCCCCATCGCCTATGGAATCGCTACTCGAGGCCGCAAGCATCTTGATCCAGTCCAAAGTGTTTCCAAAGTCATCACCTGATATATTCCAGATTCTCTCATTCTCATTCCCTCACCTagccattttcaatcaagacaATTACAAGGAATCTGTCACGCATCAATGAGTTTAAACAACTTTTCTAGTTCTTCGTCGAGGCAACCAATGATCGATTATCTTTAATATGCACGAATTATATCAGAGAAAACTTACACCGTTGAACAGACTCAGCACATTTTGACTCTATCTTTAGAGAAATGCTTTATCAAATCGACCTATCTGGCTCATCGTTTTCGAAAGAAATATCTATTATAAtctatacacttcaaactcactAGCCGGATGAAGGCCTGTCGTTCCCAAAAACATATTCCAAATAGCTGAAGAATGAAATGCCAACTTTTTTTCCTGCAGTGCAGTGAAGCATGGTCCCATAAAAGAAGGAATATCAAACACCAAAAgcaaagagcaaaagaaagcattAGAGCTTTGGAGGGTCCATGAAATTCATAGCAACATTGCATGGTTGGCACTTAGCGGTATAGTAACAAGTACATACACATTGAAGGAGCAAGCTGGCCTGTGAATCATCAATTGGCTTCTTAGCCCAGACAGTGCCAATGCTATCCCCACCACTGCAATGAGAATCGTACCTTATTCATTGAAAGGACAGAGACCAAGTGATTTCCACGGTTCATTTCATATTATGAGCTCAAACACGTTTCGATTTTTCATTGATTCAATGCCTTGAAATTCATGTCAAAAACCCAAAATTTAATTTGGTTAAACCAATCATAACCTTGGAAATTGAAAAGAGGGCATTGAGGCAGTTTCATTGCACCTCATGCAATCACTGCCCAGTGACAGAATCGTCTCATTCAAAACCTATCTTCTCAATAGTGCAACCTAAcgtctttctttttcttgaactATGGCAGGGGCCACCACCACTCACGAGAATTAGCGAACAcgtcctctctctttttcttctctgactttctatcctcaaatcaatTCATGATGGGTACGGTTTTTGGTGGAGCTCAAGAAAGTGAATTTGCTTTTCTATTAGTACATCTTTTTtctcgagaaaaaaaaaaaaagaaaggttcgAATACATGGTTCGTGCTATTTGACAATGAAAGGTTGGTATGAGCTGAATGCTGCTGCTCGTATTcttccaaacgagcactaggaAAACTAATCAAGCCTGCTAGAATGATTAATATACTTAAGATAGGGCATAATTATGTAGATGCATTTAAAGATTGTAGTTAGTAATAAATGATACTACAAAATTAATGCAAGTTCAAGCCTAACATTTGAGATCATTTGTGGCCAAAAAAGCAGTACTCTACAATTAGTAGATGcactacaaaaatatttgtttggattgtcattttcttccaaaaaaaaaggtttacgttttttcgtgaacatattttttaattacatttttacctaacatacatcaaatcgctacggTCTATTTTTCTGACAAAACTCCAGTCCaaacaagaaaaatcaaaatttgactgGTTAATATTTGTTTGGCTGATTTATGAGAATGTTTTTCAAAAAGTTTTGagctcaaaattgagtattCTTGGCCATAATCCAACCGTCTAATTGTGTTAAGGTTTGAACTGTTCTATTAGCGTACAAAATTCACATGTATATATTACGGTGGACATCGGAGAAGCTGATCCTGTTTCCATTTATAAGCCTATTGAGGTTTCCaagttgaaaggaaaaaatgtTTTTTGTTAAGGTTATAAACCAGAATATCAACATTTTTCCCCTGATTGTTAGCTAATTAATTACTTAAAAAGACGTCCCACCAGATTACATGGCTATCGTGATTTCACATACTAAACCGTCCATTGCATGACTATAGATAACTTTCAATATCATAGTTGTAAGACTTTAAGTATGTGAATATGACTACTTTGCATCCCCACacacacataaaaaaaaaaaaaaaaagggaagaaaaaggaCTAAGCATTCCAAATCTAAGACtctaagggtctgtttggttggaagtaaaatattttcccaaggaaaatattttccgtggaagtaattttccatgaaaatcatttccctttcatcattttcaggtgtttggttagtttattgaaaatattttcttacttcatttttctggtgtttgtttaacttttgaaatattttcacttttatctctatctttactttctacacattataactatatacttcttcccatgtaaaataagaaaatttatctcattgtttaactttaaaaaatcttgaagaaatatatatatatatatatgaataaaaaatatttccttaaacaataaacaaattgctggtcatttagtgtcaaatatcactCACACGCAATGCTTATTATGACATATATCTTACACTTTCattgctgaaagtttctctagaaaagaatgtccctattatatataattaattactagcataggatgagcaggatgaggttttttttttttattttgaatatattaggggaagggttgggttgggttgagTGGTACGGGGGaaggagtgtaaggaagaggttttgggttcgagtcctcctgtttacactaaaaaaaaaaaaaaagaacatactacaagatgttttcagtaagtttggaacatactacaggcgaGATGCATGCATTTCGAAAAACaatttcagtaagtttggaagggaaattgttttccataagatgagtgaaaatattttacataggaaaatgttttcagtaacttttgtgcaaccaaacacgggaaattaggaaaatattttcctggaaaacattttcacccgaaacaaacggaccctaagACAGTCAAAACAGGGTCATACAAAACCTTTTTGATTTGTTTGAACTATCATTCGCTCTTGTGGTGCACCAAAATAGTTCTAAATGTACAaggttcacttttttttttttcctttcaaaagaaataattaaagagaagaagaaaaaggttaacCACAGAGTAAATTAAAGTATCATGACTTGAACAACTATTCATCTCCTTTAATTATGGATATATCTATGTGAGGTAACTCTCTTCGTCAAGCTactgtgaaaaaagaaaagaaggaggagaagcagaagatgaagaagaagaagaagaagacgctTCCCCACAAAGAGACATGGTTAAATACTTTGTTTTTGAACATTCTTTACTTCTTAGCTACTGTGTACACAAACAATAAAAACACAACGAAAGAGTACAAATATGGATGTAAAAATTGTGGTCCTCAAACATCCCTCTCTAGCTTTTAACCATTCTTGTCGAAATTCCCTTCCCCCACCACCACTCTTCTCCTCAATAGCTCCTTCCCTAGTTCCCTTCTCCCTCCTCCATTGCTTTCATCATCATCCCTTGAACAAGacatctaatatatatatatacatatataaatggATGCTAATCATATCCCTCCTAAGATAAAAGACAAGGTGATCAAAAGAGAGGCCAAAACTCAGATGCAACAGCAAGCAGACGATCAATCTAGCATGGAAGATGATGACTTCTTGAGTAGTACTGCAACAACTGATCAGGAGGACAGGAGTAAGAAGAAAGCTTGTGGGATTAATAACAGTAGCAATAATGGCGGCTCTTCTGGGAAGAAAGGGTCTAATACTGGTGGTGGAACTAGTGGTGCAAGTTCAATGAAGTGTTGCCAGGCTGAGAAGTGTACTGCTGATCTAAGTGATGCTAAGCAGTACCATAGGAGGCACAGGGTCTGTGAGCACCATGCTAAGGCTCAGGTGGTGATTGTCGGTGGAATCCGGCAACGTTTTTGTCAACAATGCAGCAGGTTTGGCTAAGCTTTTCCCCTATATTAGCTTTCTTCTGGTTCAATCAAAACATTTGCATTCATTAATCTGGTTTCAAGGATTAATTCTTGAACTTTTGATTAGTATATTTTCATTACATATATGACTTACCTAGAAAAGTTTATGGAATCTCAAGGATCTTAAGATTTCGTTTTCGAGCAGTGTGGCCTTGCTTGTTTACTACTTGAATCTATTGTTATTAGTCATTTAAATTACAAGAAGTTACTGATATAAACTGCGAATAATATTAGTACGATCTCTTAGGTGAGACTAAGGGAGTTGACTTGATTTTACAGTTTCTAATCAGGAGATTCTACATATAATCACTatcttttttctttgctttttctttattGGGAAGCTGTTATCTGCTTTTCTTCATAGCAGCCGTAAAAAATGGCAAATCAGCATCTTTTATTACAAATGCTCAAAAGCATCTTTATCCAAAAAGTAACTTGTATCcattgcatttttctggattttttttttttttttgtagaaaatttactgtagcgatttgatatatgtgaggtaaaaaattgataggaaaatgtgtttacggaaaacgtaacaatttttctaagaaaaattacaatccaaacggagcctaaggatgttctttttctttctttctattcCATTTCGTTTTCATCGCTGATTAAAAAAGAGTCTCTGTATATTCACAAGTAGAACAACTGTATAACATAGTAATTATCACtcatatatttaatttttcatCAACTTAAAATAAGAACATTCCGTCCGAATTACTTCAATCTAGTCATATCGGAGGTGTCACAGGACTTCATAGTATAATAGATCTTCAATGATTTGTTCTGATCCAATCACATATAATATTGTGGATTTTGTTGATTGATGCTATCACTTCAAATTGAATATTCGTAGTATGGAAACTAAATCCACCGTCCTTATTCAGGATATATAAATGTAATCAGCAGccttaattttaaatttttcaagACTTGCATAGTCAAATTATTCCTTTTTAGGAAATCATATACTCGGGCAAAGTTTAGCCATCGGACCTGTCCTTGGAACTAAGCTAAATATGTTAGTACCAATTGATTGGTGCTaatttttcttgatttgaagtccCCTTTCGCGTGAGAGACAATCGATCACTTAATGGCGGTGCTGGCTAGCTTTTCTGGGattatatattttgggatatgtATGATGAAATCATTGGTTGAGCTAATCGATTTTCTTTTTGTGAATTCACTTTATATAATTTTCTTAGTATATCCAGGCGTGTGACCGCAATTCAGGAGGAACTTTATTGATTTGTCCTGTCATTTTTGACATACATAGTTGAGCTTCCTCTTGTTCTTTTGCCCTTTATCTTCTATGTCTTATCATTCT of Coffea arabica cultivar ET-39 chromosome 5c, Coffea Arabica ET-39 HiFi, whole genome shotgun sequence contains these proteins:
- the LOC113689865 gene encoding mitotic checkpoint serine/threonine-protein kinase BUB1-like isoform X2, encoding MAVISQNPGYISTTTSSAAADPLLPWLWSIEKALIHETTSDFDELLSNCIKSFSNDPRYKNDVRFLKIWFLHMDRSSDYESVFREMEKNKICSSNCSLYEWYALFLEAKGKLIEAYFIYHLGISRNAEPIGRLKKAQVLFLERVSDIVTIGSVQKVGVLLENGGTYINPWLISTTKKLLQEMNDQILKYEGYYASNKPYKGKVALSTLQKSARNKTVEIGGYKYQIKGCAGQGGFAQVFKAHVDGNLDDVVALKIQKPAFPWEFYMYRLLDMRIPESERMNFGFAHRVHLYSDYSILVSDYLAHGTLQDAITSNLVTNVAMEEELSIYYTIEMLRILETLHDAAIIHGDFKPDNLMIRYSRDLLEDKDSFYECSGSWKEQGLCLVDWGRGIDLRLFPDDAKLMGDCRTSGFRCIEMQENKPWTFQVDTYGLCVIVHMMLHKSYMEIEKRPSPGGGYVYQPKTHLKRYMQVDLWKNLFMKLLNTSPTEDHKSLLRNLRHSFQDYMCSNPQLIKKLKQLLVKQKNSLCSA
- the LOC113689865 gene encoding mitotic checkpoint serine/threonine-protein kinase BUB1-like isoform X1, with the translated sequence MAVISQNPGYISTTTSSAAADPLLPWLWSIEKALIHETTSDFDELLSNCIKSFSNDPRYKNDVRFLKIWFLHMDRSSDYESVFREMEKNKICSSNCSLYEWYALFLEAKGKLIEAYFIYHLGISRNAEPIGRLKKAQVLFLERVSDIVTIGSVQKVGVLLENGGTYINPWLISTTKKLLQEMNDQILKYEGYYASNKPYKGKVALSTLQKSARNKTVEIGGYKYQIKGCAGQGGFAQVFKAHVDGNLDDVVALKIQKPAFPWEFYMYRLLDMRIPESERMNFGFAHRVHLYSDYSILVSDYLAHGTLQDAITSNLVTNVAMEEELSIYYTIEMLRILETLHDAAIIHGDFKPDNLMIRYSRRDLLEDKDSFYECSGSWKEQGLCLVDWGRGIDLRLFPDDAKLMGDCRTSGFRCIEMQENKPWTFQVDTYGLCVIVHMMLHKSYMEIEKRPSPGGGYVYQPKTHLKRYMQVDLWKNLFMKLLNTSPTEDHKSLLRNLRHSFQDYMCSNPQLIKKLKQLLVKQKNSLCSA
- the LOC113690090 gene encoding squamosa promoter-binding-like protein 4; this encodes MDANHIPPKIKDKVIKREAKTQMQQQADDQSSMEDDDFLSSTATTDQEDRSKKKACGINNSSNNGGSSGKKGSNTGGGTSGASSMKCCQAEKCTADLSDAKQYHRRHRVCEHHAKAQVVIVGGIRQRFCQQCSRFHELAEFDEAKRSCRRRLAGHNERRRKNSADSTQAEGSSRKGTGSQMKEIVCGQVDDRGRIQITVQENATYKHFQIR